A genomic window from Lotus japonicus ecotype B-129 chromosome 1, LjGifu_v1.2 includes:
- the LOC130711751 gene encoding uncharacterized protein LOC130711751, which translates to MHGIKIARSAPTISHLLFADDNIVFSRADVRESECVRTILRTYELASGQVINLDKSMLSVSQDVPYNCFHELTQLLRVKAVENFDKYLDIDSMIARFFWGGDVSRRGLHWTKWENLCKNKCDGGLGFRDFRAFNEALVAKNWWRLYMYPDSLLDGSSLVYRQDAIESLGLEKVADLVVNGSWNTELLDEVFSPLTVQKIMAIPLSIQSNLDVLYWHGTSNSIYECKSGYNYIRSLVTREEASSSSRPLLSASHWRWFWSSPTLPRCKDVAWRAVQNFLPVRGELARRGMHLDPCCALCESEIETCEHLFLKCPAVERVWFASDMAMRKENFSSMHALMAAVLEEDDDDFTAAVQRLIYVTWEARNSLVFNGRRLEVVDVLRRAATLMPWNDGVQVSGPATGSSCASWKRPEIGVIKLNFDASIKNGQLWYSGKRLKWGGFRGCCFIPRKCSFSFAW; encoded by the exons ATGCATGGTATTAAAATTGCTCGTTCTGCACCTACCATTTCCCATCTTTTGTTTGCAGACGATAATATTGTGTTTTCCCGTGCTGATGTTCGTGAATCAGAATGCGTGAGAACCATTTTGCGGACCTATGAACTAGCATCGGGTCAAGTGATAAATTTAGATAAATCAATGCTTTCAGTTAGCCAAGATGTGCCATATAATTGTTTTCATGAGCTTACACAGCTGTTGAGAGTAAAGGCAGTAGAAaattttgataaatatctgg ATATTGACAGTATGATTGCTCGCTTCTTTTGGGGCGGTGATGTGTCTCGACGGGGACTACACTGGACAAAGTGGGAGAATCTTTGTAAAAATAAGTGTGATGGAGGTCTTGGTTTTAGGGACTTCCgagcttttaatgaggcactaGTGGCAAAAAATTGGTGGAGATTATATATGTACCCGGATTCTTTGTTGG ATGGGTCCTCACTAGTTTATAGACAGGATGCCATTGAAAGTCTAGGATTGGAAAAGGTGGCAGATTTAGTGGTTAATGGAAGCTGGAATACAGAGTTATTGGATGAGGTTTTTAGCCCTCTAACAGTCCAGAAAATTATGGCAATTCCCCTTTCAATCCAAAGTAACTTGGACGTTCTTTATTGGCATGGAACCTCTAATAGTATTTATGAATGTAAATCTGGTTACAATTATATCAGGAGCTTGGTAACTCGAGAGGAGGCTTCTAGTTCCTCACGTCCGCTGCTGTCCGCTAGTCATTGGCGCTGGTTCTGGTCTAGCCCAACTCTTCCACGGTGCAAGGATGTAGCGTGGCGAGCGGTGCAAAATTTTCTCCCGGTGAGAGGTGAGTTGGCAAGGCGCGGAATGCACCTGGACCCTTGTTGTGCTTTATGTGAATCAGAGATAGAAACGTGTGAACATCTGTTCTTGAAATGTCCAGCGGTTGAAAGAGTGTGGTTTGCTTCAGACATGGCAATGAGGAAGGAAAATTTCAGCTCCATGCATGCGTTGATGGCTGCGGTTcttgaagaggatgatgatgacttcACAGCAGCGGTCCAGCGGCTGATTTACGTCACTTGGGAAGCCCGCAACTCCTTGGTTTTCAATGGTCGACGCTTGGAGGTGGTGGACGTGCTTCGTCGAGCTGCCACGCTCATGCCATGGAATGATGGAGTTCAAGTTTCAGGTCCAGCCACGGGTTCAAGCTGTGCATCTTGGAAGAGGCCAGAGATAGGAGTTATTAAACTTAATTTTGATGCTTCAATTAAGAATGGTCAGCTTTGGTATAGTGGCAAGAGACTCAAATGGGGAGGTTTTAGGGGATGCTGCTTTATACCCCGTAAATGCTCCTTCTCCTTTGCTTGGTGA